CTACAAGTTAATTTCTaatcactaggaaaaaaaaaaaaaaaaaaagatgaagggggggggaggatggaggggtggtggtggggagaaCCAGTGGATAAAAAGCTCGGTTCAATAGGAATTAGTAGCCAGTTACCGCAGTCTCTAATCCCATCAGCCACCCGCTGAGCCGCAAAGCCCTTCAGCAGCCCGGCAGCTCCACTCACGTCTCCCACTTTGATCTTCTTGgtctcctccagcagcttcGCTTTGATCTGGGGCCACAGCGAGCGCGGGGCGTAGAGGCGGGAGCACGCCGAGCATTTCTGGCCGCCGTACTCGAAGGCGGAGCGCAGGGTGCCGTTCACCACGCTGGACACGTCCGCCGAGCTGTGCACCAGGTGGAAGTTCTTACCCCCGCACTCTGGTTggtggagaaaaaggagaaaaagcgAGGAGTTGGAAAGCAGGAGGTCTAGGGATGGGGGAATCCGCAGGGCACGCTGCGCACCCTCCCCAAGACGTGAGCTGCAGCCCTCACCTCCGGCCAGGCGCGGGAAGTTGCGGTAGCGGTCCAGGTTTTCGGACACTTGCTTCCAGAGGCGCTTGAAAGTCctgggggagagaggaggaggtgtTGGCACAGGAGGGGAACTTGGGAAAGGTGTGGCTGGGTCCTGACCCTGCTGTGACACCCCAGCAAGCCCCTCCGGCCATCCCCAAAAGAGGGATGTTCTACAAATGGAAGAGGTGTTGGTGAGAACAAGACCCAGGATATcaaagcactgagcactgcGCAAACCCCAGAGCGGAGAGCACCCGGCAGAAGTTCCTCTTCCCCTCTCACCCTTTGGATTTTGGTTAAAGCAGCTCCTCGTGCTTCCCCGCCCCGACTTACGGCACGCTGCCGGTGAAGTTAAGCCCGCAGAAGTGCTCGGAGCTGGTGACAGCATCACCAAACACGGGTCCGTCCGCCGGCACGAACTGGATGACGTTGGGAGGGAGCCCGGCTTCCAGCAGGATCCTGTAGACGGCGTAGCTGGAGAGCAGGGCCATGTCGCTGGGCTTCCACAGCACCACGTTtccctgcaggcacagcacagtgcGTGCATGGTGAGAGGCTTCCAGCCCTAACGTGACCCAATGCCAGCTGAGGCAGAGGAGCAACAGCCCAGGCATGGATTAACAGAGCccaaacaaacagcacaatTGGCTGCAAGACGCAGAGCAGTGGCCCCGCTGCGCTCCCACCCCTTTGGCTCTGTGCCCCCACCCTGGCTGCAGCTCGTGACCTGCCCTGTGTCACCGTCACTGCAACGAGGAGCATGCTGTGAGCAAGGTTCAGTAGTGCAGTGCGTAGAGGAGAACACCCCTCCAAGGAGGGGGTGCTTCTCAGATTTTGGGaatgttttcccattttccagcaCTTGCCCATCAAAGCTGTTTGGTGGACAGGTCTATCCAGCAGCCAGGGGAACGCCTGACTAATTAACACCCTCTGAGCCTAATTAGAAAATTCAAGAAGGGGTCCAGAAGGGCACGGCTGGGCTGAGCATGGAGGTGCCCAGTTTTGGAGCCATCTTTGGAAACGATGGAGCCCCAAGAACTTGGAGCCCCAAGAAGGGCTCCTCCATCCCCAAGCACAAATCACCCCGAGATTTAGTTGGGTCAAGACCCCTGAGATTTGGGGTCGGGACCGACGGACAAAATAGGGGAACCACCACGCCACGATGCTCACCATCAAAGCTGGAGCCCCCGCCAGGTTGCCACCGATGGCTGTGAAGTTGAACGGAGAGACAGCCGCCACAAAACCctaaggaaggaagaggaaagggacaGGTTGTGGCATCCTAGGTCACCCTACGGCACCCCATGGCACCCCATGGCCATGAGTCTGCCCGGCTGCTCACCTCCAGGCCGCGGTACACCATGGTGTTGGTGCTGGGCTCCACGCTGAGCGGCTGGCTGCCCTCCAGCTCCAGCGCGTACTTGGCGTTGAAGCGGAAGAAGTCGATCAGCTCCGCTGCCGCGTCGATTTCCGCCTGGATGACGGTTTTCCCCTGGTCACGGGCAATAAGAACAAAAGATGGCATTGGGGTTCGGCCTTTTCAACAGGGGCTTGGCCTCCTGGAaggccccatcccaccccttCCCAaggccccatcccaccccttCCCAAGGCCCCATTCCAATCCTTCCCAAGGCCCCATTCCAATCCTTCCCAAGGCCCCATTCCAATCCTTCCCAAGGCCCCATACTGCTCCTTCCCAAGACCCCACATCCTTCCCACTCACCCCATCCCACTCACCTGCCCCACCATGGTCTTGGCCAGCACCTCGGCGCGCCGTGGGCCGCTCAGCATGTCTGCAGCTTTGAGGAAGATCTGGGCCCGGTCCTGGATGGGTTTCAGGTCCCACTCCTTCCTGGCGGCCAAGGCAGCGTTAATGGCTTTGTTAATGAGGTCCTGTGGAAGACGAATGGCAAACATGAGGAGATGCCCATTACAGAAGATCGGGGTGGCAGGGAAGGGCCATCTGCCCAAGGATCTGTGCTCACCATGCTGTCCccataaagaaaatcaaagggaaaagggCCGGGAGCAGGGTGCTCACCTTGTCAGCATAGCAGAACTTGGCCACTTTGTGTGCATGGTTGAATGGCTGAAAAGAGAATACAGATAGCATTGGTAATTTCCCATCTGATTGATGCGTCCCTCGTAACCATAATGTGATAATTCGCCCCAAAACTCACTGAGAGTTGGTACCGCACCGCCGACGTCCACACCTCCTCCCCACCGACCACACAGGGGATGGCTTCAGTCCGACCCTTCAGCTCGGCGAGTGCCTGGAGAGGGGAGAGTGCGACTTGGAGTATGGATGGAGATGGGttaaaaaatggggaaaaactCCAAGTGATGCCATGCGGGGTTACCTTCTGGAGAGCCGCTCGCTCGGGGCTGCCGGGCTTGAACTCGAGGATGGGCTCGTTGGTCACCTGGATGGCTGCATGGTGCAGGCATCTCCGCCTGcagagggagggatggggaaaTCCCACCTGTGCTTCCAATAAAAGGTGGTTCTATCCCCAAGGAG
The sequence above is a segment of the Numida meleagris isolate 19003 breed g44 Domestic line chromosome 20, NumMel1.0, whole genome shotgun sequence genome. Coding sequences within it:
- the ALDH4A1 gene encoding delta-1-pyrroline-5-carboxylate dehydrogenase, mitochondrial; the encoded protein is MWRALRGRGRRCLHHAAIQVTNEPILEFKPGSPERAALQKALAELKGRTEAIPCVVGGEEVWTSAVRYQLSPFNHAHKVAKFCYADKDLINKAINAALAARKEWDLKPIQDRAQIFLKAADMLSGPRRAEVLAKTMVGQGKTVIQAEIDAAAELIDFFRFNAKYALELEGSQPLSVEPSTNTMVYRGLEGFVAAVSPFNFTAIGGNLAGAPALMGNVVLWKPSDMALLSSYAVYRILLEAGLPPNVIQFVPADGPVFGDAVTSSEHFCGLNFTGSVPTFKRLWKQVSENLDRYRNFPRLAGECGGKNFHLVHSSADVSSVVNGTLRSAFEYGGQKCSACSRLYAPRSLWPQIKAKLLEETKKIKVGDPAQDFGTFFSAVIDDKSFARIKKWLEHAKTSPNLSILAGGSCDDSVGYFVEPCIVESQDPTDPIMKEEIFGPILTVYVYPEERYQEVLELIDTTTPYSLTGAVFAQERSIIEEAQSRLRNAAGNFYINDKSTGAVVAQQPFGGSRISGTNDKPGGPHYILRWTSPQAIKETHVPLLDWRYSYMQ